The region GTTCTCGAGGCAATGTTTCTCCTTTCAGGCGCAGGAAATCCTAGGCTTCCGACATCGATCAACTCTTTCAGGTCGTTGAAATTCGTATCTGACAATGTCTGGCGATCGTTCTTCAACAGAATGAATATCACTTCGCCCATAGTAATGGAGGGACTTAAAGACGGAGCCGCTAATAGACTCAGTATTTCTCCGATTACCGATGCAAGTGATCTCGGGGAAGTGGACTCTCATTCTCCGAAAGACTCGGATTCTTCATCTCAAGCTGGAAGCAAATCATCAAGCGAATCCTCGGTATTGGGGCTTGATCTGGTGTATGAGGAGACTGATTTGCAAGGCACACGACATACAAGGTCTCAGGTATTTCAGGAAAAGCGTGATGTGAGAACAAGGGTTTTGGAGGGCAAATTGGAGCCCAAGAGGGCGTTGTTCACTAATGATCTCACTATTACTTATTCAGAGATTGCCCTGAGACTGGAAAGAATGCTTGTGGATAAGAAAGACAAGTTGTTGGTCGATGTAGCAAGGAAACTGGACGGTTCAGTTAGTGGATTCGTACTGGGGGCCAACGGAACTATATTTGTGGATATAGGACTGAGCAAGATGCTACCGGTTCAGCTGTTAGGAAACGGTATGGTGAAACTACTTGTTGTTAATCTGAATGCTTATGAAGCTCGTAATGGAATCCTATTGATAGATGAGATCGATAATGGGCTTCACCATTCTTCCCTCGATCTCCTCTGGAAGAGCCTAATTAGGTCAGCTATTAACTACGATGTGCAAGTTGCGGCTACCACTCACTCGTATGAATGTATCAAAGCGCTGGTAGATTCTACTGAGGGAGAATCAATGGAAGACATGATTAGAGTCTTTAGAACAGAGACGACAGACGATAAGGTAAAAGTCACGGTGTTTGATAGAGATGCCCTCACTCGTTTCATGGAGAGAGAGTGGGAGGTAAGATAGTGTTTAAGAAACCCGATAGTGTCGTCAGCGACTCACTTTTGATAGTAGAAGGAAAGGACGAGGTGTCTTTTCTTGATGCTTACATTTTCAGACATAAGGGCTTGGAGAAATCCAAGGTACAGATTATCGATGCGGGTGGAAAGTATAGTTTCAGGCAAGACCTGGCGGATCTAAAGGATCTACCAGGCTTCGATTCTGTCAGAAGGATCGCGATTATTAGAGATGCCGACCTTAGCGCCGAAAAAGCCTTTCAGAGCGTTTCGCATGTTTTGCGGAGCGAATCATTACCGGTGCCCGATAGACCAGGCCACTTCGCTACAGATGAATCTGGTATGGTAACAGTAGGGGTATTTGTTACTCCGGATAATAAACGTTCAGGTTGTCTCGAGTCTCTCTTGGTCGACGTTATTAAATCTCGTAACTTACGCGGCTGCGTAGATCAGTTCTTCAAGTGCGCTGACAGATCATTTAGACCTAAACAGTATATGCTAGCCCTTCTATCTTTGATGCAGGAGTACTGCAACTCGATTGGCTTGGCTGCTCAGAAAAGCTACTTTGATTTCAGCATTTTCGATAGATGCGAGATGGGAACGTTCATAGATGCATTTCTCCAGATATAGTTCTTTTTCGTAAGCACAGGGATGACCAATGCTGGCAAAGGATCATGCCGGGACGCAAGGCTGCCTTCGGCAGGAGGCGAGGCCGACTTCGTCGGGAAGTGATGCTCGCTGGCGCGAGGAAGTGATGCGCCGAAGAACATCGGCGGAAGTGATGCCAGGGAACCTTTTACCGCCTTCGGCTGGACGCATTGCACTGAGGAACATCAGTGGACGCAATGCCGGCAAAGGATCATGCCGGGACGCAAGGCTGGCGAAGACCACGCCAGGTCGCAATGCCGACTTCGTCGGGAAGTGATGCCACCTTCGGTGTGACGCATTGCACTGAGGAGCATCAGTGGACGCAAGGCTGGCTTAGGCAGGAAGTGGTGCCGACTTCGTCGGGAAGTGATGCTAATTGATTAGACGCAAGGCGCCGAAAAGCATCGGCGGACGCAAGGCTGGCGAAGACCACGCCAGGTCGCAATGCCCGCTTCGCGGGGAAGCTTTTGTTGGTTCAACGTTGTCTTTAGCAGCGATCAGCGGGTTCACCGTTTTTAAGCGTACAGCGGCTCTTCCAGCGTTCAACGGGTCTTCGTTTTTAAGCGCACAGCTGATCTTCTGGGCGAGATCCCGTGCAGGTGCATCACGGGATGACTGAAGAGGCGCTCATCAGGGCAACCTCAAGGGATGGCACTCCTTCGCGTCATCCTGGCGTGCTTCAGGCCAGGATCTCGTTCTTGAACCGAGAACGAGAGAACGAGAAGACGCTTTGAGTTTGAGATGAAGCTTCGCTTCGAGAGAAACCCTATTCGGGACTACTAGGGAGAAAAAGCAGATCCCGTGCAAGTTCATCACGAGATGACCAAAGAGGCGCTTATCAGGGCAGGCTCTACGGGATGATGACCATTAGTGGTTGGGATAGAATAGTAACTCATCTCTGAACTTGTTTCAGCATCAAGTTTCTTTGACGACCGTCAACGGAGGACGCTTCATTGATTGGATCGAAGCCAATATCCTGAAAGGAGCACGTTCATGAGGGGGTTAAGTGATTCTTCGATTATTGTGGTAGTGAACGGTCGTTTGCCCTCCTAATGTCAAATACGACTATTCCTCATCTAGAAATTGAAGCAAGTCCTTCTTTGTCATTTGAAGATGGTCGGCGATTTCCGTGAGTATGGCGTTCAAAGTACCTGGCTTCAGCGGACTGTGTCTAGGTATAGTTATATGATGCTCACCTTTCTCCTTTGTAGTCAGCCTGACATGGCTGCCGCTTTGACGTGTGACTTCGTAACCTAACTTGGAGAGAACTTTGCACAGTTCTTCACCGCCAATATCCCTAGGGAGTCTCAAAGCGCAATTACCTCTTCTTTGACGAAATGCAACCTGATTATTCTCGGGAGGTCGTTTTCATCGAAATGACATCTGATGGCATCTCTGATGTTGTCCCTGAGTTCTTCAAGAGTCTCCGCTTCAGTAACTATTGATTGGCCCAAAGCTCGCGCGATGAACCCCGAAACAGAATCCTCTTCAACCAGAAAGATTATCTCGCTATTCACCTTTTACCTCCACCTATTCTTCTGAAACCGCTCATTGTTTAAGAATCACTTAGTCAAGTTATCGGTCCTGCAATACTTCGGATGAATCATTTCGAATCGTATGAGCTTACAACCAATCAGAAAAATTATACCATCATCGAGAAGTGATGCTGCCTTTGGCAGGAGGCGAGGCCGACTTCGTCGGGAAGTGATGCGCCGAAAGATCGCCGGCGGAAGTGATGCTAATTGATTAGACGCAAGGCGCCGAAAAGCATCGGCGGACGCAAGGCTGGCAAAGATCGTGCCGGGACGCAAGGCTGGCGAAGACCACGCCAGGTCGCAATGCCCGCTTCGCGGGGATGACAATGTCAGACGATTCTTGAATTCTTTTGTAGGGGCGAACGGCCGTTCGCCCTCCTAATGAACTGATTTCTTAGATGAGGAGATTTTCAGATTCATTAAGATATTCGGTGAAGACATGGAGCAACTCAGATGGTTATGCAGTGGCATGTTCTTTCATCAGAAAATTCATTGATCTCTCTGCGTGTGCGACTTGGAAAACGGCGAACCGTCAACGGTTGACGTGACATTTGGAGCTTTCTCTTGAACAAAGCGAACGGCTCGACAGTGCTCTTTCTCGATCGAATTGTCTTAGCGGTGAACGGGTTCATGATCTTGAACGGTCAACGGCAAACCATGTTTTAAAGCGTTCAGCGGGTCCTTGTTCTTAAGCGTACAGCGGTTGCTAAGTGCTAGATCCCGTGCAGGCCCATCACGGGATGACGGTGCGGGGGTAGCGTTATGAACCTATAGGAAAAATGTTGTCGTTATAGGTCTTTCCTCAGGGACGCGATCTCCGGTGCAAAAATAGCTGTTTCCTTAGTATAATATGCAATGGAAGAAGGAATCGATGCCAACAATAAGCATGTTCTACGGAATAATTGTGAGGATGTACTGTTCTCCTAATGAGCACAATCCTCCTCTTATACAGGTTTACTATCAGGAATACAGTTCTACCGTCTCAATTCCCGATCGAGAACTTCTAAGTGGCGAGATTCCCGCAAAGAAGCTTCGATTAGTTCAGGCATGGATTGAGCTTCATTCCGATGAGCTAATCGCTAACTGGAAACTTGTGACAGACGGCGAACTTCCCTTCAAGATAGAGCCACTAAGATGATGGAGGTATTGACATGACTATTGGAGTGAAGTCGATAAAGAGCTGTAAACCTTATCAGCTAATACTTGAGTTCAGTAATGGAGAAGAGAGAGCGATAGATCTGGAGGGAATACTGAACATAGGAAAATTCTCGGAGCTACGAGACCCGAAAGTCTTCTGCTCAGCTCGAATTAGCTTTGATACAATTGAATGGTCCAATGGACTGGACATCTGCCCAGAGTATCTCTTTGATCATTCAAGCCCTATAGCAGTACCTCGTTGAGAAAACGAAGTTCCCTGAGTAGTTCAATTTGGTTTCTCGCTCGCGAGAGAGCCTTTCATTAGACGCTGCGTGTCCAGATTCTTCGCAAAGAGAGAAGTTCATTGTTCTGGTGCTTTGCACCTAGGTTCTTCGTTCCGACACTTCGTGTCCAGGTTCTTGGTCTCCTAGGCGTAAGGGAAAAAAAGACGTAAGAGGCCAGAGGTAAGAAGAGCAATTAGATCTTGCCTTTCTGACCTCTAGCCTCAAACCTCTTACATCGTACGCAGCTCAAGACGGTCGAGATTAGATCCCGAACAGAACCACTACGGGATGACCGAGGTGAGTGGATTCCAGGGAAGGCTATTCGTTCTTTGAAACAGTTGCAAGTGACAAGTAGCGAGTTGTAGAGCAAAAGCCAAGAAACTTTCTAAGTCTCTTGAAATGCTCTTCTTCTCGGTCGGTGGACGGCGAACCGTTGACGGACAACGTTGTCTTCGTCAGCGACCAGCGGGTCCTTGCTCTTAAGCGCACAGCGGTTCTTTTAGCGAGATCCCGATCAGTTGCATATCAGGATGACAGTTTTTCTTGCTTTTCGTCATTTTTGTTTAGACATAGTGGCAGCTTAGTAATTCGTACACACCATGAATATGGAGGAATCGATTCGATGGTCTGTCCTAATGAAACCACAAGCGGTCCGATTTGATTTCAGGCAAAGAGGTCATCTAAGGTCACCAGGTAAACACTTTCATCTTTTACAGTTAGTTCTTGCAGATCTGTGGTGAATCCGCTCTTGGAAAAGATGACGAATATCCTGTCTTTGCAAGCGATAATCGATCCCTTTTCTCTTAATCTCTCAAGTTCGCCTATCCCGACTCTTGCGTTGGTCCACTTGCATTCACCGATTATCGCTTGATTATCTCCCAGACCAAGAAGATCAATTTCCTCTTCCTTCTTCGTTGCTGGGTTGCTTCCCCACCACTTGCCCAACTTCATAATCCTGAAGGGTAGTTCTCCCCTGCCACTTTTGTACAACAAATAGTCCCTGCATATGCTTTCGAAAGCTAGGCCGAGATACTTGCTGAGTCCGTTAGCGATCTTCTTGTCCAGAAGCTCTTCTGTCATGCCGGTTTCGATAAGCGAGAGGTTAGGAAACACAAAGGTGTACCAGAATCTGAAAAGGTTGTCTCTGATATAGTAGATCGCCTTCCGTGAAGTGTTTTTCTCTGTAACGGGCACTTCTCGTCCCAATATGTTTAAGTTCAGCAGTGTAGCTATGTACTTTGCAGTTTTATCGTTAGGCTCTCCTACCCTTGTGCTTATCTCGTTCAGGCGCGTAGCGCCTTGGGCAATTGATTCTATTATACTGTTGTAGAGGGAAGGTTCGCGCAGTTCCTGTCTCAACAAGAATCTCGGC is a window of Mesotoga sp. Brook.08.105.5.1 DNA encoding:
- a CDS encoding type II toxin-antitoxin system HicA family toxin, which codes for MRLPRDIGGEELCKVLSKLGYEVTRQSGSHVRLTTKEKGEHHITIPRHSPLKPGTLNAILTEIADHLQMTKKDLLQFLDEE
- a CDS encoding DUF3226 domain-containing protein; its protein translation is MFKKPDSVVSDSLLIVEGKDEVSFLDAYIFRHKGLEKSKVQIIDAGGKYSFRQDLADLKDLPGFDSVRRIAIIRDADLSAEKAFQSVSHVLRSESLPVPDRPGHFATDESGMVTVGVFVTPDNKRSGCLESLLVDVIKSRNLRGCVDQFFKCADRSFRPKQYMLALLSLMQEYCNSIGLAAQKSYFDFSIFDRCEMGTFIDAFLQI
- a CDS encoding 2-oxoisovalerate dehydrogenase, translated to MNSEIIFLVEEDSVSGFIARALGQSIVTEAETLEELRDNIRDAIRCHFDENDLPRIIRLHFVKEEVIAL
- a CDS encoding DUF4160 domain-containing protein, whose protein sequence is MPTISMFYGIIVRMYCSPNEHNPPLIQVYYQEYSSTVSIPDRELLSGEIPAKKLRLVQAWIELHSDELIANWKLVTDGELPFKIEPLR
- a CDS encoding DUF2442 domain-containing protein, yielding MTIGVKSIKSCKPYQLILEFSNGEERAIDLEGILNIGKFSELRDPKVFCSARISFDTIEWSNGLDICPEYLFDHSSPIAVPR
- a CDS encoding AAA family ATPase, encoding MYENLHISNFRGIHELKIDGLSRINLFVGSNNSGKTSVLEAMFLLSGAGNPRLPTSINSFRSLKFVSDNVWRSFFNRMNITSPIVMEGLKDGAANRLSISPITDASDLGEVDSHSPKDSDSSSQAGSKSSSESSVLGLDLVYEETDLQGTRHTRSQVFQEKRDVRTRVLEGKLEPKRALFTNDLTITYSEIALRLERMLVDKKDKLLVDVARKLDGSVSGFVLGANGTIFVDIGLSKMLPVQLLGNGMVKLLVVNLNAYEARNGILLIDEIDNGLHHSSLDLLWKSLIRSAINYDVQVAATTHSYECIKALVDSTEGESMEDMIRVFRTETTDDKVKVTVFDRDALTRFMEREWEVR
- a CDS encoding ATP-binding protein, whose translation is MFINREKELASLRKLKNSGKFEMAVVYGRRRVGKTALLREFSKEIESIFFVCDEVNEKMMLRNFSEVILEHFGQKDTLSPFESWEKAIRFVASKAKEKRLLLVIDEYPYLANATSYFPSVLQRLIDHELLETKLYLVLCGSSVSFMESEVLGSRSPLFGRRTAQLRVEPFTYREASLFFPKLNNEEKVIAYGILGGIPQYLQKWNQHLPHGENIANNFLDTSAYLYAEPRFLLRQELREPSLYNSIIESIAQGATRLNEISTRVGEPNDKTAKYIATLLNLNILGREVPVTEKNTSRKAIYYIRDNLFRFWYTFVFPNLSLIETGMTEELLDKKIANGLSKYLGLAFESICRDYLLYKSGRGELPFRIMKLGKWWGSNPATKKEEEIDLLGLGDNQAIIGECKWTNARVGIGELERLREKGSIIACKDRIFVIFSKSGFTTDLQELTVKDESVYLVTLDDLFA